Proteins encoded within one genomic window of Arachis ipaensis cultivar K30076 chromosome B08, Araip1.1, whole genome shotgun sequence:
- the LOC107614229 gene encoding protein LIGHT-DEPENDENT SHORT HYPOCOTYLS 10: MSSSGGGSSGKELVEGSSSPTLSRYESQKRRDWNTFGQYLKNQRPPVPLSHCNCNHVLDFLRYLDQFGKTKVHIQGCMFYGQPEPPAPCTCPLRQAWGSLDALIGRLRAAYEENGGSPETNPFANGSIRVYLREVRECQAKARGIPYKKKKKVAATTSQGSSSKGNCDDSSPSTTMHYS; encoded by the coding sequence ATGTCTTCAAGTGGTGGTGGTAGTAGTGGGAAGGAGTTAGTAGAAGGATCAAGCTCACCAACACTTAGCCGCTATGAATCCCAAAAGAGAAGGGATTGGAACACTTTTGGGCAATACTTGAAGAATCAAAGACCCCCAGTTCCACTATCACATTGCAATTGCAACCATGTCTTGGATTTTCTAAGGTACCTTGATCAATTTGGTAAAACCAAGGTACACATCCAAGGGTGCATGTTTTACGGGCAGCCAGAGCCGCCCGCACCCTGTACTTGTCCTCTTAGGCAGGCCTGGGGCTCCCTTGACGCCCTGATAGGGAGACTCAGGGCTGCCTATGAGGAAAACGGTGGATCTCCTGAGACTAATCCTTTTGCGAACGGCTCTATCCGTGTTTACCTCAGAGAGGTTAGGGAGTGCCAAGCTAAGGCTAGGGGTATCCcttacaagaagaagaagaaggtcgcCGCCACCACCAGCCAAGGAAGCAGTAGTAAGGGAAATTGTGATGATTCATCACCCTCCACCACCATGCACTACTCTTGA